GCGTCCACCCGGCTCTCCGCACTACGCACCGGTAAGATTGACCAGTACCGGGGGGTTGAGTGGGATGATGCTGAGGGTATGATGCGGAGCAACCCTGAGCTGAACTACTCGAGGTACCTCCAGCACACCGCTCCGATGATATGGATGCGGCTGGACAATGAAGAGCTGCCCTATGCCGACCTCAAGGTGCGGCGCGCCCTCTCAATGGCAATTGACCGTGATGCCCTCATCGAGAGCTACTACAACGGTAATGCCGAGAAGTTCTGCCAACCAGTCTTGCCGTGCGGAGAGCTTGGTGACATATTCATCCCCCTGGAGGAGCAATCCGAGCTAACCCAGGAGGCCTACGGCTTCCATCCGGACACGGCAAAGACGCTCATGGCTGAAGCCGGCTACCCCAATGGCTTCAAGGCCAGCATTGTTTGCCTCCAGGCATCAGTAGACGTACTGTCCATTATCAAGCAGATGTGGCTGGAGATAGGTGTTGACCTGGAGCTGGACCCCAGGGAAAGCGGTGCCTACCAGTCCGTGCAGAGGGGCGGGGGATATGACAACATGCTCCTGGCCAGTGAAACCGGTATCTACTATACGGTACCGCTAGCTCACCTCGAAGACTATATCCCGATATACAACCGCAGTTACGGCTATGACCAGTACGTCGAGGACTACTACGAAGAGAACATACTGCCCAATCGCGGTCCAGTCAACGACAAGACACTACGAGCGAACCTGCGAGAGTTGGTGCCCTACCTGGCCGACCTTCTGTGGGCGATAGAAATTCCGACGCAGTATTACTACTCCATGTGGCAGCCGTGGGTAGGCGGTTTCCGGGGCGAGTTCTCTACCGGTCGTGGCTGGTGGGGCGACTCTCCCATGTACGAATGGGTTGACCAGGACGTGAAATACAACTACACAGGCCAGCGGTAGCCAGATACGTTCGGTAATAACCGGTGCAACGGGCTGGGGGTACAAACTCGTACCCCCAGCCTGGCTGTGGTTTGTGACTTTAGCACAGACCGATTTACCTGGAGCCGGAGCATACCAGGTGGGGAACAATCACGGTATTCATGACCCCATGAACTGCCACCCGGTGTTCCCTCGGCCGTGCTAATCAGTATGCCTGCAATGCAGGAGCTAACCATAGCGAAG
This is a stretch of genomic DNA from Dehalococcoidales bacterium. It encodes these proteins:
- a CDS encoding ABC transporter substrate-binding protein, whose amino-acid sequence is MKRKLLWLVLSCLMVAALVLSSCQPAPAAETTKEQTVTGKVVEKEAPAAKEVEEKEEVIQEKKLATIATVPKYGGTLISVISSDVRGFDTKLMADYSTTAVWTHEKLAKGDWARGPAGTGEVTWVLPGIWAFDFDAPMVAESWEWPDSETIILHIRKGVYFHDKAPAFGRELTAEDVAYSIYRKSLDPNSMNYPTKEENRLLSVEATDKWTVVVKTPEAIHGSSIQSILAETWMYPQELGDGDATDWKDVCGTGPFVLTDYVVESSLTFTRNPNYWLEDPVNPGNTLPYLDSYRQLVITDASTRLSALRTGKIDQYRGVEWDDAEGMMRSNPELNYSRYLQHTAPMIWMRLDNEELPYADLKVRRALSMAIDRDALIESYYNGNAEKFCQPVLPCGELGDIFIPLEEQSELTQEAYGFHPDTAKTLMAEAGYPNGFKASIVCLQASVDVLSIIKQMWLEIGVDLELDPRESGAYQSVQRGGGYDNMLLASETGIYYTVPLAHLEDYIPIYNRSYGYDQYVEDYYEENILPNRGPVNDKTLRANLRELVPYLADLLWAIEIPTQYYYSMWQPWVGGFRGEFSTGRGWWGDSPMYEWVDQDVKYNYTGQR